A single Bosea sp. PAMC 26642 DNA region contains:
- a CDS encoding ABC transporter ATP-binding protein, translated as MFRFFDSLVNSTALPPGQPPSGLLSFYWHFVRQAKGLFAALFLIGFTLAIIEAVVPYLIGRLVSVLSSVAREQVFETAGHLLLIMAAIVLVVRPLGTILFRLLVNHSIAVSFTTLIHWQNYWHVVRQPLAFFQDDFAGRLANRVMQTARPLRESIVAFVRAVWQIVVFGATAIGLLGTQDLRLAAPMMVWFLFYGGILAYTLPKVQVRSRETSETRSAISGKVVDTFTNMMTVKLFGRRAEDDAYIRDGFLRFQAAFAHQQQLNTLYVFCLISLNAVLLVTTGGIGVWLFSEGRVDAGTLTTAVLLTTQIIAMSGWVAFEIAGIFENIGIVQEGMKTIAQPLSQLDKPDAHPLEAGHGEIRFETVHFHYSQPHRVVDGLTLTIGAGEKIGLVGRSGAGKSTLINLLLRFYEPQSGRILIDGQDIAHVTEESLRARIAVVAQDSSLLHRSIGENILYARQDADEGMMRDAARKAQADAFIDKLVDGKGRHGFEAFVGERGVKLSGGQRQRIAIARVILKDAPILLLDEATSSLDSQVEAAIQEALAALMRGRTVIAIAHRLSTLQLMDRLVVMDAGRIVEQGTHADLLAAGGLYADLWAHQSGGFIVPQRPQASRKP; from the coding sequence ATGTTCAGGTTTTTCGATTCACTTGTTAATTCGACAGCATTACCCCCGGGCCAGCCTCCCAGCGGACTCCTATCGTTTTATTGGCATTTTGTTCGGCAGGCTAAGGGCCTGTTCGCCGCGCTGTTCCTGATCGGCTTCACGCTCGCCATCATCGAAGCGGTGGTGCCCTATCTGATCGGCCGCCTCGTCTCCGTGTTGTCCTCGGTCGCGCGCGAGCAGGTTTTCGAAACGGCCGGCCATCTGCTTCTGATCATGGCGGCGATCGTACTCGTCGTCCGGCCGCTAGGCACCATCCTGTTCCGCCTGCTTGTGAACCACTCGATTGCGGTCTCCTTCACGACGCTGATCCACTGGCAGAACTACTGGCATGTCGTTCGCCAGCCACTCGCCTTCTTCCAGGACGATTTCGCCGGACGACTGGCCAACCGGGTGATGCAGACAGCTCGGCCGCTGCGGGAAAGCATCGTCGCCTTCGTTCGAGCGGTCTGGCAGATTGTCGTCTTTGGCGCGACCGCGATTGGTCTTCTCGGCACGCAGGACCTTCGCCTGGCGGCGCCGATGATGGTCTGGTTCCTGTTCTACGGCGGGATCCTAGCCTACACGCTGCCGAAGGTGCAGGTCCGATCCCGCGAGACCTCGGAGACGCGCTCGGCGATCTCCGGAAAGGTCGTCGACACGTTCACCAACATGATGACGGTCAAGCTGTTCGGGCGCCGAGCCGAGGACGACGCGTATATTCGCGACGGATTCCTTCGCTTCCAAGCTGCTTTCGCGCACCAGCAGCAGCTCAACACCCTCTACGTGTTCTGCTTGATCAGCCTCAACGCGGTCCTTCTGGTCACGACCGGCGGTATCGGCGTCTGGCTTTTTTCCGAGGGGCGCGTCGATGCGGGGACGCTGACGACTGCTGTTCTCCTCACCACCCAGATCATCGCCATGTCAGGCTGGGTGGCGTTCGAAATCGCAGGGATATTCGAGAACATCGGCATCGTGCAGGAGGGCATGAAAACCATTGCCCAGCCACTCAGCCAGCTCGACAAGCCCGATGCGCATCCGCTCGAGGCCGGGCATGGCGAGATCCGGTTCGAGACCGTGCATTTTCACTACAGCCAGCCCCATCGCGTGGTCGACGGGCTGACTCTAACCATCGGCGCCGGTGAAAAAATCGGTCTCGTCGGGCGCTCGGGCGCGGGCAAGTCGACGCTCATCAATCTGCTGCTGCGCTTCTATGAGCCACAATCGGGCCGTATCCTGATCGACGGGCAGGATATTGCCCATGTCACCGAAGAATCTCTGCGCGCCCGTATCGCGGTGGTGGCTCAGGACTCTTCGCTTTTGCATCGCTCCATCGGCGAGAACATCCTCTATGCCCGCCAGGACGCCGATGAAGGTATGATGCGCGATGCTGCCCGAAAGGCGCAGGCAGATGCCTTCATTGACAAGCTGGTGGACGGCAAGGGACGCCACGGTTTCGAAGCCTTTGTCGGCGAGCGCGGCGTCAAGCTCTCCGGCGGGCAGCGCCAGCGCATCGCCATCGCCCGGGTGATCCTGAAGGACGCGCCCATCCTCCTGCTCGACGAGGCAACGTCGTCCCTCGACTCGCAGGTCGAGGCCGCGATCCAGGAAGCGCTGGCGGCGTTGATGCGTGGCAGAACGGTCATCGCCATCGCCCATCGGCTTTCCACGCTTCAGCTCATGGACCGCCTGGTGGTTATGGACGCTGGTCGGATCGTCGAACAGGGGACACATGCGGACCTGCTCGCCGCCGGCGGGCTCTATGCCGACCTTTGGGCGCATCAGTCCGGCGGCTTTATCGTGCCGCAACGTCCTCAGGCTTCTCGGAAGCCGTAA
- a CDS encoding alpha/beta fold hydrolase: MIEDPLGAIDYDEAGEGPTLVLVPGSCSTGAAWRPVVRALGGHFRTVTTSLPGYGGSAERRTADDTSIGHVAGAVERVIERAGQQIHLVGHSFGGLTGLAVALRRRVTLASLTILEAPAPSILPACGEDEFYRMFRTMTDAYRASFMDGDECAIAAMIDFYGGRGTWVSWPERVRAYAVATTPVNLRDWESAYALALNRAFLAELKLPVLVCYGTLSHPSVRRANALIGESVGWGRTRAIEGASHFMISTHPGEIAAVIAAHVSGA, from the coding sequence ATGATCGAAGACCCACTTGGCGCAATCGATTACGACGAAGCGGGCGAAGGGCCGACGCTCGTTCTGGTGCCGGGATCCTGCAGCACCGGCGCCGCATGGCGACCGGTCGTAAGGGCGTTGGGCGGGCATTTCCGCACCGTCACAACGAGCCTGCCAGGCTACGGGGGCAGCGCTGAACGGCGCACTGCGGACGACACAAGCATCGGGCACGTTGCCGGAGCCGTCGAACGCGTTATCGAGCGAGCGGGCCAACAGATCCATCTCGTGGGCCACTCGTTCGGCGGTCTGACAGGGCTGGCCGTCGCCCTTCGGCGAAGGGTGACGCTCGCCAGTCTGACGATCCTGGAAGCACCGGCGCCAAGCATTCTTCCCGCGTGCGGAGAAGACGAGTTTTATCGCATGTTCCGGACGATGACCGATGCGTACCGCGCATCATTCATGGACGGTGACGAGTGTGCCATTGCCGCGATGATCGATTTCTATGGTGGTCGTGGTACCTGGGTCTCCTGGCCGGAGCGCGTACGTGCTTACGCAGTCGCGACGACCCCTGTGAACCTGCGCGATTGGGAGAGCGCCTACGCTCTCGCGTTGAACCGCGCATTCCTGGCCGAGCTGAAGCTTCCCGTCCTCGTTTGCTACGGTACTCTAAGTCATCCGTCGGTGCGTCGTGCCAATGCGTTGATCGGCGAGAGCGTCGGATGGGGCAGGACGCGCGCGATTGAGGGGGCCTCCCACTTCATGATCTCGACGCATCCGGGCGAGATCGCGGCAGTCATCGCGGCCCATGTTTCAGGCGCATGA
- a CDS encoding HigA family addiction module antitoxin → MQESKNVIRNLMDSVQTFSLRRKRLQPVRHPGAIIQSEWLKPLGLSVFEFATIWEINPYVLYEIIEGDRPVDMIVAEKLQNAFNIPMSYWMQAQYDYDYVSGNEKNR, encoded by the coding sequence ATGCAGGAATCAAAGAACGTCATCAGAAATCTCATGGATTCCGTTCAAACATTTTCGTTGCGACGGAAGCGATTGCAGCCCGTTCGGCATCCGGGCGCCATTATTCAGTCCGAGTGGCTGAAGCCGCTAGGCCTGAGCGTCTTCGAATTCGCCACGATCTGGGAGATCAATCCGTATGTTCTCTATGAAATCATTGAAGGCGATCGACCGGTCGATATGATCGTCGCAGAAAAACTTCAGAATGCATTCAATATACCGATGTCATATTGGATGCAGGCCCAATATGATTATGACTACGTTTCCGGTAATGAAAAAAATAGGTGA
- a CDS encoding LysE family translocator — protein MFNSDIKIIIMQISSLAIPYAFMLVSPGPNLLVVLRVGLASSVARPLAAALGIACGATIAAAIAVQGSALIDRTDQLEILFSLIFAAMLVRSAIRLLQQAQKSDVELQRNSVKRISQAFALGMVASLSNPITIPFFFSFFIANPKIGSSGETACAIVFVMAVSWFSFIGIFCNYFSRRKTGLFLYPYIRTALAVGMVFYAVYIIVNVLLKSIQ, from the coding sequence ATGTTTAACTCAGATATAAAGATCATCATAATGCAGATCTCGTCTCTGGCGATTCCATATGCGTTTATGCTTGTATCTCCGGGGCCAAATCTTCTGGTTGTTTTGCGGGTGGGCCTTGCATCGTCGGTCGCGCGTCCTCTTGCGGCCGCACTCGGAATCGCGTGCGGCGCGACCATCGCAGCGGCGATCGCAGTCCAGGGCTCGGCCCTTATCGACCGAACCGACCAGCTCGAAATCCTTTTCAGCCTGATATTTGCCGCGATGCTTGTCCGCTCCGCGATACGACTGCTGCAGCAAGCACAGAAAAGCGACGTCGAGCTTCAACGCAATTCTGTCAAGCGGATATCTCAGGCGTTTGCTCTCGGCATGGTCGCGTCTCTGTCGAATCCGATCACGATACCCTTCTTTTTCAGTTTTTTTATTGCCAATCCGAAAATCGGTTCTTCGGGTGAGACGGCGTGCGCCATCGTCTTCGTCATGGCTGTCTCATGGTTCTCGTTCATTGGGATATTCTGCAACTACTTTTCCAGACGGAAAACAGGCTTATTTCTTTATCCATATATTCGCACAGCACTTGCGGTCGGCATGGTTTTCTATGCGGTTTATATTATAGTTAATGTATTACTAAAATCAATACAGTAA